The following are encoded together in the Xiphophorus hellerii strain 12219 chromosome 3, Xiphophorus_hellerii-4.1, whole genome shotgun sequence genome:
- the flcn gene encoding folliculin isoform X1, which yields MNALVALCHFCELHGPRTLFCTEALHPPSPDPSSQMGTPVAGDRDGDREGEGLTMRANSSATQRGEMCEGCRSLPASHPGFVSIDDETGIRFLSHQHPRQSQLFSVVRQACVRSLSCEVCPGREGPIFFGDEQHGFVFSHTFFIKDSLARGFQRWYSIVLVAMDRIYLINSWPFLLRHLKLTIHSLQSTALKVFDSEQGGCPQRALRMNSVFSPAVFPHQRSGNAARSLTSLTQHPNLWASLHCSFSWLLKASGSRLTEKLLEGAPTEDTLVLIERQTEQEEEMSCWEGAEGGRSESQLLQTDSKLGLLCEASKSDDVPGPKFKSLRHLRQVLGANDFRQLSWHVLMGNQVIWRSADPGLIQSAFTVLKSLLPVGCVRSVPYSAQYEEAYKCNFLGLSPDVPIPAHVSSSEFSVLVDVMLKGSAAGEDEICALYQFIISSANTQPTDRGPTLLNKLEVALSNENLSVDVVSHCLLCLKEEWMNKVKVLFKFSKVDGRGREDTQKVLALLGATGPGEEDNVRLLKYWMTGLSKTYKSHLMTAVRGGERSPSQ from the exons ATGAACGCGCTGGTGGCTCTGTGTCATTTCTGTGAGCTCCATGGCCCACGAACACTGTTCTGCACCGAGGCGCTACACCCACCATCCCCAGACCCTTCGTCTCAGATGGGAACCCCTGTGGCAGGAGACAGGGATGGTGACCGGGAGGGTGAAGGTCTGACTATGAGGGCCAACAGCTCAGCAACACAGAGAGGAGAGATGTGTGAG GGTTGTCGATCTCTACCTGCATCTCATCCTGGCTTTGTGAGCATCGATGATGAAACAGGCATTCGCTTCTTGAGCCATCAGCATCCCAGGCAGTCCCAGCTTTTCAGTGTGGTCAGACAGGCCTGTGTACGCAGTCTCAGCTGTGAG GTGTGTCCTGGCCGTGAGGGGCCCATTTTTTTTGGCGATGAGCAGCATGGATTTGTGTTCTCACACACCTTCTTTATCAAAGACAGCCTGGCCCGCGGTTTTCAGCGATGGTACAGTATAGTTTTGGTGGCCATGGACAGGATCTACCTTATCAACTCCTGGCCTTTCCTGCTACGTCACCTCAAGCTCACAATACATAGTCTTCAAAGCACAGCTTTAAAG GTGTTTGACAGTGAGCAAGGAGGTTGTCCCCAGAGAGCTCTGAGGATGAACAGTGTATTTTCCCCAGCAGTTTTTCCACACCAGAGGAGTGGGAATGCGGCTCGATCGCTAACCTCACTGACCCAGCACCCCAATCTCTGGGCTAGTCTGCACTGCTCTTTTAGCTG GTTGCTGAAAGCTAGTGGCAGTCGTCTAACAGAGAAGCTTCTTGAGGGGGCCCCCACTGAAGACACACTGGTGCTTATAGAGAGACAAACGG agcaagaagaagaaatgagtTGCTGGGAAGGAGCAGAAGGAGGCAGGTCAGAGTCACAGTTACTCCAAACCGACAGCAAACTGGGTCTGCTGTGTGAAGCTTCAAAATCGGATGATGTGCCTGGTCCAAAATTTAAATCATTGAGACACTTGAGACAG GTCCTCGGGGCGAATGACTTTCGACAGCTATCATGGCATGTGCTCATGGGAAATCAGGTCATATGGAGAAGTGCAGACCCCGGACTCATCCAGTCAGCATTTACTGTGCTAAAG TCTTTGCTGCCAGTGGGCTGCGTGCGCTCCGTCCCATACAGCGCTCAGTACGAAGAGGCCTACAAATGCAACTTCCTGGGTCTCAGCCCAGACGTTCCTATCCCGGCCCACGTCAGCTCCTCGG AGTTTTCAGTGCTGGTGGACGTTATGTTGAAGGGTTCAGCTGCAGGCGAAGATGAAATCTGTGCACTTTATCAGTTCATCATCAGCAGCGCCAACACACAGCCGACAGACAGAG gtcCAACATTGCTGAACAAACTTGAGGTGGCTCTGTCTAACGAGAACTTGTCTGTGGATGTTGTGTCTCACTGCCTGCTGTGCCTGAAGGAGGAGTGGATGAA CAAAGTCAAAGTGCTGTTTAAATTCTCCAAAGTGGACGGTCGGGGCAGGGAGGACACCCAGAAGGTTCTGGCCCTTCTCGGCGCCACGGGGCCCGGCGAGGAAGACAACGTCAGGCTGTTAAAGTACTGGATGACTGGACTGAGCAAAACCTACAAGAGTCATTTAATGACAGCTGttagaggaggagagagaagccCCAGCCAGTGa
- the flcn gene encoding folliculin isoform X2 codes for MNALVALCHFCELHGPRTLFCTEALHPPSPDPSSQMGTPVAGDRDGDREGEGLTMRANSSATQRGEMCEGCRSLPASHPGFVSIDDETGIRFLSHQHPRQSQLFSVVRQACVRSLSCEVCPGREGPIFFGDEQHGFVFSHTFFIKDSLARGFQRWYSIVLVAMDRIYLINSWPFLLRHLKLTIHSLQSTALKVFDSEQGGCPQRALRMNSVFSPAVFPHQRSGNAARSLTSLTQHPNLWASLHCSFSWLLKASGSRLTEKLLEGAPTEDTLVLIERQTEQEEEMSCWEGAEGGRSESQLLQTDSKLGLLCEASKSDDVPGPKFKSLRHLRQVLGANDFRQLSWHVLMGNQVIWRSADPGLIQSAFTVLKSLLPVGCVRSVPYSAQYEEAYKCNFLGLSPDVPIPAHVSSSEFSVLVDVMLKGSAAGEDEICALYQFIISSANTQPTDRGPTLLNKLEVALSNENLSVDVVSHCLLCLKEEWMK; via the exons ATGAACGCGCTGGTGGCTCTGTGTCATTTCTGTGAGCTCCATGGCCCACGAACACTGTTCTGCACCGAGGCGCTACACCCACCATCCCCAGACCCTTCGTCTCAGATGGGAACCCCTGTGGCAGGAGACAGGGATGGTGACCGGGAGGGTGAAGGTCTGACTATGAGGGCCAACAGCTCAGCAACACAGAGAGGAGAGATGTGTGAG GGTTGTCGATCTCTACCTGCATCTCATCCTGGCTTTGTGAGCATCGATGATGAAACAGGCATTCGCTTCTTGAGCCATCAGCATCCCAGGCAGTCCCAGCTTTTCAGTGTGGTCAGACAGGCCTGTGTACGCAGTCTCAGCTGTGAG GTGTGTCCTGGCCGTGAGGGGCCCATTTTTTTTGGCGATGAGCAGCATGGATTTGTGTTCTCACACACCTTCTTTATCAAAGACAGCCTGGCCCGCGGTTTTCAGCGATGGTACAGTATAGTTTTGGTGGCCATGGACAGGATCTACCTTATCAACTCCTGGCCTTTCCTGCTACGTCACCTCAAGCTCACAATACATAGTCTTCAAAGCACAGCTTTAAAG GTGTTTGACAGTGAGCAAGGAGGTTGTCCCCAGAGAGCTCTGAGGATGAACAGTGTATTTTCCCCAGCAGTTTTTCCACACCAGAGGAGTGGGAATGCGGCTCGATCGCTAACCTCACTGACCCAGCACCCCAATCTCTGGGCTAGTCTGCACTGCTCTTTTAGCTG GTTGCTGAAAGCTAGTGGCAGTCGTCTAACAGAGAAGCTTCTTGAGGGGGCCCCCACTGAAGACACACTGGTGCTTATAGAGAGACAAACGG agcaagaagaagaaatgagtTGCTGGGAAGGAGCAGAAGGAGGCAGGTCAGAGTCACAGTTACTCCAAACCGACAGCAAACTGGGTCTGCTGTGTGAAGCTTCAAAATCGGATGATGTGCCTGGTCCAAAATTTAAATCATTGAGACACTTGAGACAG GTCCTCGGGGCGAATGACTTTCGACAGCTATCATGGCATGTGCTCATGGGAAATCAGGTCATATGGAGAAGTGCAGACCCCGGACTCATCCAGTCAGCATTTACTGTGCTAAAG TCTTTGCTGCCAGTGGGCTGCGTGCGCTCCGTCCCATACAGCGCTCAGTACGAAGAGGCCTACAAATGCAACTTCCTGGGTCTCAGCCCAGACGTTCCTATCCCGGCCCACGTCAGCTCCTCGG AGTTTTCAGTGCTGGTGGACGTTATGTTGAAGGGTTCAGCTGCAGGCGAAGATGAAATCTGTGCACTTTATCAGTTCATCATCAGCAGCGCCAACACACAGCCGACAGACAGAG gtcCAACATTGCTGAACAAACTTGAGGTGGCTCTGTCTAACGAGAACTTGTCTGTGGATGTTGTGTCTCACTGCCTGCTGTGCCTGAAGGAGGAGTGGATGAAGTGA
- the leng9 gene encoding leukocyte receptor cluster member 9 isoform X1, which translates to MASGGPEVSSDSMENQRIGGESLMSPSTLNYSPDLSAAGAKTDRKDTGESSKQNKDGLKVCQFFQKGKCHFGGRCRLSHSDPAPHDSAVLSPDMDDKQDEEKMDKHKKKKGAVSKAVKPKDNEGKADVNKKPRMRTADEVISRILWDTSVDASEFVVGYVDRFLGVLERPFCDFSWDTNPCDCDYTTELALPRHRIQYFAYRGHRVWDRHSRTDRVFGSTGQSLAPPFGKEEEVKDGSRVRDPEQQQDRGCETTTEEQTGAVGGRDEDCARTKNRHVEDEELNEMNHTFAPTQCGGNTSQEQQDSHGLCVEEEAANRLQSLTENNSSFQENDQDVSEEGEEKHFEDWEETLEGHEDTQDPAPEQAEEKCDGRPPKKKPTHFITFRANTPTILSCFHQLQEELTALLPSSAPHWQAAPKLHVTLCLLVLRGPAEVAAAAEILHRFAQLDRNPPVAVTFPVKLKHFSGRVLYLSPQPQLRLHQLNCGLQEAFRKEGWLHRSSYNPRYHLTLAKVEDAAGERIFDGVWDLKVGKGLNFGRQPVNTLHLCTVSGAEVNGFYDIVCTVTLR; encoded by the exons ATGGCGTCAGGCGGTCCAGAAGTTTCCTCGGACTCTATGGAGAACCAGAGGATCGGAGGTGAGAGCCTCATGTCGCCCTCCACCCTGAATTACTCACCGGATCTGAGTGCTGCTGGGGCTAAAACTGACCGGAAAGATACGGGAG AGTCTTCAAAACAGAACAAGGATGGATTAAAAGTGTGCCAGTTTTTCCAAAAGGGAAAGTGCCACTTCGGAGGAAGGTGTCGTTTATCACACAG tgaccCAGCACCACATGACTCAGCGGTTCTGTCCCCTGACATGGATGACAAACAGGATGAAGAAAAGATGGAtaaacacaagaagaaaaaaggcgCTGTGAGCAAAGCGGTGAAGCCTAAAGACAACGAGGGGAAAG CAGATGTGAACAAAAAGCCCCGCATGCGCACAGCAGATGAGGTGATCTCTCGCATCTTGTGGGACACATCAGTGGACGCTTCAGAGTTTGTGGTGGGCTACGTGGATCGCTTCCTCGGTGTGCTGGAGCGCCCTTTCTGTGACTTCAGCTGGGACACCAACCCCTGTGACTGCGACTACACCACAGAGCTGGCTCTGCCCAGACACCGGATCCAGTACTTCGCCTACAGAGGGCACCGCGTCTGGGACCGCCACAGCAGAACTGACAGGGTTTTTGGCTCCACCGGTCAATCTCTGGCTCCCCCGTTTGGAAAGGAGGAGGAAGTAAAAG ATGGAAGCAGAGTAAGGGATCCAGAGCAACAACAAGACCGTGGTtgtgaaacaacaacagaggAGCAGACAGGTGCTGTGGGTGGTCGGGATGAAGACTGCGCTCGTACCAAAAACAGACATGTGGAGGACGAGGAGCTGAATGAGATGAATCACACCTTTGCCCCCACACAATGTGGAGGAAACACTTCTCAGGAACAGCAGGATTCTCATGGATTATGTGTTGAAGAGGAGGCAGCAAATAG ACTCCAATCGCTAACGGAGAACAATTCCTCATTTCAAGAAAATGACCAGGATGTAAgtgaggaaggagaggagaagCATTTTGAAGACTGGGAGGAAACCTTGGAAGGTCACGAAGACACACAG GATCCGGCACCGGAGCAGGCAGAAGAGAAATGTGACGGGCGTCCTCCTAAGAAAAAACCCACTCACTTCATCACCTTCCGGGCCAACACTCCTACGATCCTGTCCTGCTTCCaccagctgcaggaggagctcaCCGCCCTCCTCCCCTCCTCTGCTCCTCACTGGCAGGCCGCCCCCAAGCTGCACGTCACCCTGTGCCTCCTGGTGCTGCGTGGCCCGGCCGAGGTGGCGGCCGCGGCGGAGATCCTCCACCGGTTCGCCCAACTGGACCGCAACCCGCCCGTGGCCGTGACCTTCCCGGTGAAGCTGAAGCACTTCAGCGGCAGGGTGCTGTACCTGAGCCCCCAGCCTCAGCTGCGCCTCCACCAGCTGAACTGCGGCCTGCAGGAGGCCTTCAGGAAGGAGGGCTGGCTGCACCGGAGCTCCTACAACCCGCGGTACCACCTCACGCTGGCTAAGGTAGAAGACGCGGCGGGGGAGAGGATTTTTGACGGCGTGTGGGACCTGAAGGTGGGGAAGGGGCTGAATTTTGGCCGGCAGCCAGTTAACACCTTACACCTTTGTACCGTTAGCGGCGCCGAGGTGAACGGTTTTTATGATATCGTTTGCACCGTAACTCTTCGATAA
- the leng9 gene encoding leukocyte receptor cluster member 9 isoform X2: MASGGPEVSSDSMENQRIGGESLMSPSTLNYSPDLSAAGAKTDRKDTGESSKQNKDGLKVCQFFQKGKCHFGGRCRLSHSDPAPHDSAVLSPDMDDKQDEEKMDKHKKKKGAVSKAVKPKDNEGKDVNKKPRMRTADEVISRILWDTSVDASEFVVGYVDRFLGVLERPFCDFSWDTNPCDCDYTTELALPRHRIQYFAYRGHRVWDRHSRTDRVFGSTGQSLAPPFGKEEEVKDGSRVRDPEQQQDRGCETTTEEQTGAVGGRDEDCARTKNRHVEDEELNEMNHTFAPTQCGGNTSQEQQDSHGLCVEEEAANRLQSLTENNSSFQENDQDVSEEGEEKHFEDWEETLEGHEDTQDPAPEQAEEKCDGRPPKKKPTHFITFRANTPTILSCFHQLQEELTALLPSSAPHWQAAPKLHVTLCLLVLRGPAEVAAAAEILHRFAQLDRNPPVAVTFPVKLKHFSGRVLYLSPQPQLRLHQLNCGLQEAFRKEGWLHRSSYNPRYHLTLAKVEDAAGERIFDGVWDLKVGKGLNFGRQPVNTLHLCTVSGAEVNGFYDIVCTVTLR; the protein is encoded by the exons ATGGCGTCAGGCGGTCCAGAAGTTTCCTCGGACTCTATGGAGAACCAGAGGATCGGAGGTGAGAGCCTCATGTCGCCCTCCACCCTGAATTACTCACCGGATCTGAGTGCTGCTGGGGCTAAAACTGACCGGAAAGATACGGGAG AGTCTTCAAAACAGAACAAGGATGGATTAAAAGTGTGCCAGTTTTTCCAAAAGGGAAAGTGCCACTTCGGAGGAAGGTGTCGTTTATCACACAG tgaccCAGCACCACATGACTCAGCGGTTCTGTCCCCTGACATGGATGACAAACAGGATGAAGAAAAGATGGAtaaacacaagaagaaaaaaggcgCTGTGAGCAAAGCGGTGAAGCCTAAAGACAACGAGGGGAAAG ATGTGAACAAAAAGCCCCGCATGCGCACAGCAGATGAGGTGATCTCTCGCATCTTGTGGGACACATCAGTGGACGCTTCAGAGTTTGTGGTGGGCTACGTGGATCGCTTCCTCGGTGTGCTGGAGCGCCCTTTCTGTGACTTCAGCTGGGACACCAACCCCTGTGACTGCGACTACACCACAGAGCTGGCTCTGCCCAGACACCGGATCCAGTACTTCGCCTACAGAGGGCACCGCGTCTGGGACCGCCACAGCAGAACTGACAGGGTTTTTGGCTCCACCGGTCAATCTCTGGCTCCCCCGTTTGGAAAGGAGGAGGAAGTAAAAG ATGGAAGCAGAGTAAGGGATCCAGAGCAACAACAAGACCGTGGTtgtgaaacaacaacagaggAGCAGACAGGTGCTGTGGGTGGTCGGGATGAAGACTGCGCTCGTACCAAAAACAGACATGTGGAGGACGAGGAGCTGAATGAGATGAATCACACCTTTGCCCCCACACAATGTGGAGGAAACACTTCTCAGGAACAGCAGGATTCTCATGGATTATGTGTTGAAGAGGAGGCAGCAAATAG ACTCCAATCGCTAACGGAGAACAATTCCTCATTTCAAGAAAATGACCAGGATGTAAgtgaggaaggagaggagaagCATTTTGAAGACTGGGAGGAAACCTTGGAAGGTCACGAAGACACACAG GATCCGGCACCGGAGCAGGCAGAAGAGAAATGTGACGGGCGTCCTCCTAAGAAAAAACCCACTCACTTCATCACCTTCCGGGCCAACACTCCTACGATCCTGTCCTGCTTCCaccagctgcaggaggagctcaCCGCCCTCCTCCCCTCCTCTGCTCCTCACTGGCAGGCCGCCCCCAAGCTGCACGTCACCCTGTGCCTCCTGGTGCTGCGTGGCCCGGCCGAGGTGGCGGCCGCGGCGGAGATCCTCCACCGGTTCGCCCAACTGGACCGCAACCCGCCCGTGGCCGTGACCTTCCCGGTGAAGCTGAAGCACTTCAGCGGCAGGGTGCTGTACCTGAGCCCCCAGCCTCAGCTGCGCCTCCACCAGCTGAACTGCGGCCTGCAGGAGGCCTTCAGGAAGGAGGGCTGGCTGCACCGGAGCTCCTACAACCCGCGGTACCACCTCACGCTGGCTAAGGTAGAAGACGCGGCGGGGGAGAGGATTTTTGACGGCGTGTGGGACCTGAAGGTGGGGAAGGGGCTGAATTTTGGCCGGCAGCCAGTTAACACCTTACACCTTTGTACCGTTAGCGGCGCCGAGGTGAACGGTTTTTATGATATCGTTTGCACCGTAACTCTTCGATAA